A genomic window from Sebastes fasciatus isolate fSebFas1 chromosome 7, fSebFas1.pri, whole genome shotgun sequence includes:
- the sh3bgr gene encoding SH3 domain-binding glutamic acid-rich protein isoform X16, producing the protein MVIKVYLATSSGSTAIKKKQQDVVGFLEALKVDYTQLDIACNEDNRMWMRKNVPEEKKPANGIPLPPQIFNEEGYCGDYETFFDAKEDNMVYAFLGLPPPPGSKEAGKDDKAHIVENGTHAEETNAEGNVDDSIEVPVEERNGNAHGEEEEEEQAADEEEEGEGGEEEEEVADDEATEGETAGDEAPADEEEEEETDEQAHAEEEEEEQEEEEAEAQEEEEGEDLEETQEEEAE; encoded by the exons ATGGTTATCAAAGTATATCTCGCCACTTCATCGGGATCCACTGCG ATCAAGAAGAAGCAGCAAGATGTGGTCGGCTTCCTGGAGGCTCTTAAAGTGGACTACACTCAGCTGGACATCGCCTGCAACGAGGACAACCGCATGTGGATGAGGAAGAACGTCCCTGAGGAGAAGAAGCCCGCCAACGGCATCCCCCTGCCCCCTCAGATCTTCAATGAAGAGGGCTACTGTGGG GACTACGAAACATTCTTTGATGCCAAGGAGGACAACATGGTGTACGCCTTCCTGgggctgcctcctcctcctggctcAAAG GAAGCAGGAAAGGACGATAAGGCGCACATTGTTGAGAACGGGACCCATGCTGAGGAAACTAATGCAGAGGGGAACGTTGATGACTCAATA GAGGTTCCAGTGGAGGAGCGCAACGGGAATGCacacggagaggaggaggaggaggagcaggcagctgatgaggaggaggaaggtgagggtggcgaggaggaggaggaggtagcaGATGATGAAGCCACGGAAGGAGAAACAGCAGGAGACGAGGCCCCcgcagacgaggaggaggaggaagaaacagACGAG CAGGCCCatgcagaggaagaagaagaagaacag gaggaagaagaggctgAAGCACAAGAG gaagaagaaggagaagactTGGAAGAAACACAG GAGGAAGAGGCCGAGTAG
- the sh3bgr gene encoding SH3 domain-binding glutamic acid-rich protein isoform X42, producing MVIKVYLATSSGSTAIKKKQQDVVGFLEALKVDYTQLDIACNEDNRMWMRKNVPEEKKPANGIPLPPQIFNEEGYCGDYETFFDAKEDNMVYAFLGLPPPPGSKQAHAEEEEEEQEEEEAEAQEEEEAE from the exons ATGGTTATCAAAGTATATCTCGCCACTTCATCGGGATCCACTGCG ATCAAGAAGAAGCAGCAAGATGTGGTCGGCTTCCTGGAGGCTCTTAAAGTGGACTACACTCAGCTGGACATCGCCTGCAACGAGGACAACCGCATGTGGATGAGGAAGAACGTCCCTGAGGAGAAGAAGCCCGCCAACGGCATCCCCCTGCCCCCTCAGATCTTCAATGAAGAGGGCTACTGTGGG GACTACGAAACATTCTTTGATGCCAAGGAGGACAACATGGTGTACGCCTTCCTGgggctgcctcctcctcctggctcAAAG CAGGCCCatgcagaggaagaagaagaagaacag gaggaagaagaggctgAAGCACAAGAG GAGGAAGAGGCCGAGTAG
- the sh3bgr gene encoding SH3 domain-binding glutamic acid-rich protein isoform X19 → MVIKVYLATSSGSTAIKKKQQDVVGFLEALKVDYTQLDIACNEDNRMWMRKNVPEEKKPANGIPLPPQIFNEEGYCGDYETFFDAKEDNMVYAFLGLPPPPGSKEAGKDDKAHIVENGTHAEETNAEGNVDDSIEVPVEERNGNAHGEEEEEEQAADEEEEGEGGEEEEEVADDEATEGETAGDEAPADEEEEEETDEVTGDTQAHAEEEEEEQEEEEAEAQEEEEAE, encoded by the exons ATGGTTATCAAAGTATATCTCGCCACTTCATCGGGATCCACTGCG ATCAAGAAGAAGCAGCAAGATGTGGTCGGCTTCCTGGAGGCTCTTAAAGTGGACTACACTCAGCTGGACATCGCCTGCAACGAGGACAACCGCATGTGGATGAGGAAGAACGTCCCTGAGGAGAAGAAGCCCGCCAACGGCATCCCCCTGCCCCCTCAGATCTTCAATGAAGAGGGCTACTGTGGG GACTACGAAACATTCTTTGATGCCAAGGAGGACAACATGGTGTACGCCTTCCTGgggctgcctcctcctcctggctcAAAG GAAGCAGGAAAGGACGATAAGGCGCACATTGTTGAGAACGGGACCCATGCTGAGGAAACTAATGCAGAGGGGAACGTTGATGACTCAATA GAGGTTCCAGTGGAGGAGCGCAACGGGAATGCacacggagaggaggaggaggaggagcaggcagctgatgaggaggaggaaggtgagggtggcgaggaggaggaggaggtagcaGATGATGAAGCCACGGAAGGAGAAACAGCAGGAGACGAGGCCCCcgcagacgaggaggaggaggaagaaacagACGAGGTCACAGGAGACACA CAGGCCCatgcagaggaagaagaagaagaacag gaggaagaagaggctgAAGCACAAGAG GAGGAAGAGGCCGAGTAG
- the sh3bgr gene encoding SH3 domain-binding glutamic acid-rich protein isoform X22, with amino-acid sequence MVIKVYLATSSGSTAIKKKQQDVVGFLEALKVDYTQLDIACNEDNRMWMRKNVPEEKKPANGIPLPPQIFNEEGYCGDYETFFDAKEDNMVYAFLGLPPPPGSKEAGKDDKAHIVENGTHAEETNAEGNVDDSIEVPVEERNGNAHGEEEEEEQAADEEEEGEGGEEEEEVADDEATEGETAGDEAPADEEEEEETDEQAHAEEEEEEQEEEGEDLEETQEEEAE; translated from the exons ATGGTTATCAAAGTATATCTCGCCACTTCATCGGGATCCACTGCG ATCAAGAAGAAGCAGCAAGATGTGGTCGGCTTCCTGGAGGCTCTTAAAGTGGACTACACTCAGCTGGACATCGCCTGCAACGAGGACAACCGCATGTGGATGAGGAAGAACGTCCCTGAGGAGAAGAAGCCCGCCAACGGCATCCCCCTGCCCCCTCAGATCTTCAATGAAGAGGGCTACTGTGGG GACTACGAAACATTCTTTGATGCCAAGGAGGACAACATGGTGTACGCCTTCCTGgggctgcctcctcctcctggctcAAAG GAAGCAGGAAAGGACGATAAGGCGCACATTGTTGAGAACGGGACCCATGCTGAGGAAACTAATGCAGAGGGGAACGTTGATGACTCAATA GAGGTTCCAGTGGAGGAGCGCAACGGGAATGCacacggagaggaggaggaggaggagcaggcagctgatgaggaggaggaaggtgagggtggcgaggaggaggaggaggtagcaGATGATGAAGCCACGGAAGGAGAAACAGCAGGAGACGAGGCCCCcgcagacgaggaggaggaggaagaaacagACGAG CAGGCCCatgcagaggaagaagaagaagaacag gaagaagaaggagaagactTGGAAGAAACACAG GAGGAAGAGGCCGAGTAG
- the sh3bgr gene encoding SH3 domain-binding glutamic acid-rich protein isoform X18, whose translation MVIKVYLATSSGSTAIKKKQQDVVGFLEALKVDYTQLDIACNEDNRMWMRKNVPEEKKPANGIPLPPQIFNEEGYCGDYETFFDAKEDNMVYAFLGLPPPPGSKEAGKDDKAHIVENGTHAEETNAEGNVDDSIEVPVEERNGNAHGEEEEEEQAADEEEEGEGGEEEEEVADDEATEGETAGDEAPADEEEEEETDEVTGDTQAHAEEEEEEQEEEGEDLEETQEEEAE comes from the exons ATGGTTATCAAAGTATATCTCGCCACTTCATCGGGATCCACTGCG ATCAAGAAGAAGCAGCAAGATGTGGTCGGCTTCCTGGAGGCTCTTAAAGTGGACTACACTCAGCTGGACATCGCCTGCAACGAGGACAACCGCATGTGGATGAGGAAGAACGTCCCTGAGGAGAAGAAGCCCGCCAACGGCATCCCCCTGCCCCCTCAGATCTTCAATGAAGAGGGCTACTGTGGG GACTACGAAACATTCTTTGATGCCAAGGAGGACAACATGGTGTACGCCTTCCTGgggctgcctcctcctcctggctcAAAG GAAGCAGGAAAGGACGATAAGGCGCACATTGTTGAGAACGGGACCCATGCTGAGGAAACTAATGCAGAGGGGAACGTTGATGACTCAATA GAGGTTCCAGTGGAGGAGCGCAACGGGAATGCacacggagaggaggaggaggaggagcaggcagctgatgaggaggaggaaggtgagggtggcgaggaggaggaggaggtagcaGATGATGAAGCCACGGAAGGAGAAACAGCAGGAGACGAGGCCCCcgcagacgaggaggaggaggaagaaacagACGAGGTCACAGGAGACACA CAGGCCCatgcagaggaagaagaagaagaacag gaagaagaaggagaagactTGGAAGAAACACAG GAGGAAGAGGCCGAGTAG
- the sh3bgr gene encoding SH3 domain-binding glutamic acid-rich protein isoform X23, producing MVIKVYLATSSGSTAIKKKQQDVVGFLEALKVDYTQLDIACNEDNRMWMRKNVPEEKKPANGIPLPPQIFNEEGYCGDYETFFDAKEDNMVYAFLGLPPPPGSKEAGKDDKAHIVENGTHAEETNAEGNVDDSIEVPVEERNGNAHGEEEEEEQAADEEEEGEGGEEEEEVADDEATEGETAGDEAPADEEEEEETDEQAHAEEEEEEQEEEDLQSEEEEAE from the exons ATGGTTATCAAAGTATATCTCGCCACTTCATCGGGATCCACTGCG ATCAAGAAGAAGCAGCAAGATGTGGTCGGCTTCCTGGAGGCTCTTAAAGTGGACTACACTCAGCTGGACATCGCCTGCAACGAGGACAACCGCATGTGGATGAGGAAGAACGTCCCTGAGGAGAAGAAGCCCGCCAACGGCATCCCCCTGCCCCCTCAGATCTTCAATGAAGAGGGCTACTGTGGG GACTACGAAACATTCTTTGATGCCAAGGAGGACAACATGGTGTACGCCTTCCTGgggctgcctcctcctcctggctcAAAG GAAGCAGGAAAGGACGATAAGGCGCACATTGTTGAGAACGGGACCCATGCTGAGGAAACTAATGCAGAGGGGAACGTTGATGACTCAATA GAGGTTCCAGTGGAGGAGCGCAACGGGAATGCacacggagaggaggaggaggaggagcaggcagctgatgaggaggaggaaggtgagggtggcgaggaggaggaggaggtagcaGATGATGAAGCCACGGAAGGAGAAACAGCAGGAGACGAGGCCCCcgcagacgaggaggaggaggaagaaacagACGAG CAGGCCCatgcagaggaagaagaagaagaacag gaggaagaggatttgCAGTCAGAG GAGGAAGAGGCCGAGTAG
- the sh3bgr gene encoding SH3 domain-binding glutamic acid-rich protein isoform X38, protein MVIKVYLATSSGSTAIKKKQQDVVGFLEALKVDYTQLDIACNEDNRMWMRKNVPEEKKPANGIPLPPQIFNEEGYCGDYETFFDAKEDNMVYAFLGLPPPPGSKQAHAEEEEEEQEEEEAEAQEEEEGEDLEETQEEEAE, encoded by the exons ATGGTTATCAAAGTATATCTCGCCACTTCATCGGGATCCACTGCG ATCAAGAAGAAGCAGCAAGATGTGGTCGGCTTCCTGGAGGCTCTTAAAGTGGACTACACTCAGCTGGACATCGCCTGCAACGAGGACAACCGCATGTGGATGAGGAAGAACGTCCCTGAGGAGAAGAAGCCCGCCAACGGCATCCCCCTGCCCCCTCAGATCTTCAATGAAGAGGGCTACTGTGGG GACTACGAAACATTCTTTGATGCCAAGGAGGACAACATGGTGTACGCCTTCCTGgggctgcctcctcctcctggctcAAAG CAGGCCCatgcagaggaagaagaagaagaacag gaggaagaagaggctgAAGCACAAGAG gaagaagaaggagaagactTGGAAGAAACACAG GAGGAAGAGGCCGAGTAG
- the sh3bgr gene encoding SH3 domain-binding glutamic acid-rich protein isoform X41, producing the protein MVIKVYLATSSGSTAIKKKQQDVVGFLEALKVDYTQLDIACNEDNRMWMRKNVPEEKKPANGIPLPPQIFNEEGYCGDYETFFDAKEDNMVYAFLGLPPPPGSKQAHAEEEEEEQEEEGEDLEETQEEEAE; encoded by the exons ATGGTTATCAAAGTATATCTCGCCACTTCATCGGGATCCACTGCG ATCAAGAAGAAGCAGCAAGATGTGGTCGGCTTCCTGGAGGCTCTTAAAGTGGACTACACTCAGCTGGACATCGCCTGCAACGAGGACAACCGCATGTGGATGAGGAAGAACGTCCCTGAGGAGAAGAAGCCCGCCAACGGCATCCCCCTGCCCCCTCAGATCTTCAATGAAGAGGGCTACTGTGGG GACTACGAAACATTCTTTGATGCCAAGGAGGACAACATGGTGTACGCCTTCCTGgggctgcctcctcctcctggctcAAAG CAGGCCCatgcagaggaagaagaagaagaacag gaagaagaaggagaagactTGGAAGAAACACAG GAGGAAGAGGCCGAGTAG
- the sh3bgr gene encoding SH3 domain-binding glutamic acid-rich protein isoform X10: MVIKVYLATSSGSTAIKKKQQDVVGFLEALKVDYTQLDIACNEDNRMWMRKNVPEEKKPANGIPLPPQIFNEEGYCGDYETFFDAKEDNMVYAFLGLPPPPGSKEAGKDDKAHIVENGTHAEETNAEGNVDDSIEVPVEERNGNAHGEEEEEEQAADEEEEGEGGEEEEEVADDEATEGETAGDEAPADEEEEEETDEVTGDTQAHAEEEEEEQEEEELRQLEEEEGEDLEETQEEEAE, from the exons ATGGTTATCAAAGTATATCTCGCCACTTCATCGGGATCCACTGCG ATCAAGAAGAAGCAGCAAGATGTGGTCGGCTTCCTGGAGGCTCTTAAAGTGGACTACACTCAGCTGGACATCGCCTGCAACGAGGACAACCGCATGTGGATGAGGAAGAACGTCCCTGAGGAGAAGAAGCCCGCCAACGGCATCCCCCTGCCCCCTCAGATCTTCAATGAAGAGGGCTACTGTGGG GACTACGAAACATTCTTTGATGCCAAGGAGGACAACATGGTGTACGCCTTCCTGgggctgcctcctcctcctggctcAAAG GAAGCAGGAAAGGACGATAAGGCGCACATTGTTGAGAACGGGACCCATGCTGAGGAAACTAATGCAGAGGGGAACGTTGATGACTCAATA GAGGTTCCAGTGGAGGAGCGCAACGGGAATGCacacggagaggaggaggaggaggagcaggcagctgatgaggaggaggaaggtgagggtggcgaggaggaggaggaggtagcaGATGATGAAGCCACGGAAGGAGAAACAGCAGGAGACGAGGCCCCcgcagacgaggaggaggaggaagaaacagACGAGGTCACAGGAGACACA CAGGCCCatgcagaggaagaagaagaagaacag GAGGAAGAAGAGCTACGACAGCTTGAG gaagaagaaggagaagactTGGAAGAAACACAG GAGGAAGAGGCCGAGTAG
- the sh3bgr gene encoding SH3 domain-binding glutamic acid-rich protein isoform X11 — protein MVIKVYLATSSGSTAIKKKQQDVVGFLEALKVDYTQLDIACNEDNRMWMRKNVPEEKKPANGIPLPPQIFNEEGYCGDYETFFDAKEDNMVYAFLGLPPPPGSKEAGKDDKAHIVENGTHAEETNAEGNVDDSIEVPVEERNGNAHGEEEEEEQAADEEEEGEGGEEEEEVADDEATEGETAGDEAPADEEEEEETDEVTGDTQAHAEEEEEEQEEEEAEAQEEEEGEDLEETQEEEAE, from the exons ATGGTTATCAAAGTATATCTCGCCACTTCATCGGGATCCACTGCG ATCAAGAAGAAGCAGCAAGATGTGGTCGGCTTCCTGGAGGCTCTTAAAGTGGACTACACTCAGCTGGACATCGCCTGCAACGAGGACAACCGCATGTGGATGAGGAAGAACGTCCCTGAGGAGAAGAAGCCCGCCAACGGCATCCCCCTGCCCCCTCAGATCTTCAATGAAGAGGGCTACTGTGGG GACTACGAAACATTCTTTGATGCCAAGGAGGACAACATGGTGTACGCCTTCCTGgggctgcctcctcctcctggctcAAAG GAAGCAGGAAAGGACGATAAGGCGCACATTGTTGAGAACGGGACCCATGCTGAGGAAACTAATGCAGAGGGGAACGTTGATGACTCAATA GAGGTTCCAGTGGAGGAGCGCAACGGGAATGCacacggagaggaggaggaggaggagcaggcagctgatgaggaggaggaaggtgagggtggcgaggaggaggaggaggtagcaGATGATGAAGCCACGGAAGGAGAAACAGCAGGAGACGAGGCCCCcgcagacgaggaggaggaggaagaaacagACGAGGTCACAGGAGACACA CAGGCCCatgcagaggaagaagaagaagaacag gaggaagaagaggctgAAGCACAAGAG gaagaagaaggagaagactTGGAAGAAACACAG GAGGAAGAGGCCGAGTAG
- the sh3bgr gene encoding SH3 domain-binding glutamic acid-rich protein isoform X25, translated as MVIKVYLATSSGSTAIKKKQQDVVGFLEALKVDYTQLDIACNEDNRMWMRKNVPEEKKPANGIPLPPQIFNEEGYCGDYETFFDAKEDNMVYAFLGLPPPPGSKEAGKDDKAHIVENGTHAEETNAEGNVDDSIEVPVEERNGNAHGEEEEEEQAADEEEEGEGGEEEEEVADDEATEGETAGDEAPADEEEEEETDEQAHAEEEEEEQEEEAE; from the exons ATGGTTATCAAAGTATATCTCGCCACTTCATCGGGATCCACTGCG ATCAAGAAGAAGCAGCAAGATGTGGTCGGCTTCCTGGAGGCTCTTAAAGTGGACTACACTCAGCTGGACATCGCCTGCAACGAGGACAACCGCATGTGGATGAGGAAGAACGTCCCTGAGGAGAAGAAGCCCGCCAACGGCATCCCCCTGCCCCCTCAGATCTTCAATGAAGAGGGCTACTGTGGG GACTACGAAACATTCTTTGATGCCAAGGAGGACAACATGGTGTACGCCTTCCTGgggctgcctcctcctcctggctcAAAG GAAGCAGGAAAGGACGATAAGGCGCACATTGTTGAGAACGGGACCCATGCTGAGGAAACTAATGCAGAGGGGAACGTTGATGACTCAATA GAGGTTCCAGTGGAGGAGCGCAACGGGAATGCacacggagaggaggaggaggaggagcaggcagctgatgaggaggaggaaggtgagggtggcgaggaggaggaggaggtagcaGATGATGAAGCCACGGAAGGAGAAACAGCAGGAGACGAGGCCCCcgcagacgaggaggaggaggaagaaacagACGAG CAGGCCCatgcagaggaagaagaagaagaacag GAGGAAGAGGCCGAGTAG
- the sh3bgr gene encoding SH3 domain-binding glutamic acid-rich protein isoform X1, with amino-acid sequence MVIKVYLATSSGSTAIKKKQQDVVGFLEALKVDYTQLDIACNEDNRMWMRKNVPEEKKPANGIPLPPQIFNEEGYCGDYETFFDAKEDNMVYAFLGLPPPPGSKEAGKDDKAHIVENGTHAEETNAEGNVDDSIEVPVEERNGNAHGEEEEEEQAADEEEEGEGGEEEEEVADDEATEGETAGDEAPADEEEEEETDEVTGDTQAHAEEEEEEQEEEDLQSEEEEELRQLEEEEEAEAQEEEEGEDLEETQEEEAE; translated from the exons ATGGTTATCAAAGTATATCTCGCCACTTCATCGGGATCCACTGCG ATCAAGAAGAAGCAGCAAGATGTGGTCGGCTTCCTGGAGGCTCTTAAAGTGGACTACACTCAGCTGGACATCGCCTGCAACGAGGACAACCGCATGTGGATGAGGAAGAACGTCCCTGAGGAGAAGAAGCCCGCCAACGGCATCCCCCTGCCCCCTCAGATCTTCAATGAAGAGGGCTACTGTGGG GACTACGAAACATTCTTTGATGCCAAGGAGGACAACATGGTGTACGCCTTCCTGgggctgcctcctcctcctggctcAAAG GAAGCAGGAAAGGACGATAAGGCGCACATTGTTGAGAACGGGACCCATGCTGAGGAAACTAATGCAGAGGGGAACGTTGATGACTCAATA GAGGTTCCAGTGGAGGAGCGCAACGGGAATGCacacggagaggaggaggaggaggagcaggcagctgatgaggaggaggaaggtgagggtggcgaggaggaggaggaggtagcaGATGATGAAGCCACGGAAGGAGAAACAGCAGGAGACGAGGCCCCcgcagacgaggaggaggaggaagaaacagACGAGGTCACAGGAGACACA CAGGCCCatgcagaggaagaagaagaagaacag gaggaagaggatttgCAGTCAGAG GAGGAAGAAGAGCTACGACAGCTTGAG gaggaagaagaggctgAAGCACAAGAG gaagaagaaggagaagactTGGAAGAAACACAG GAGGAAGAGGCCGAGTAG
- the sh3bgr gene encoding SH3 domain-binding glutamic acid-rich protein isoform X2: protein MVIKVYLATSSGSTAIKKKQQDVVGFLEALKVDYTQLDIACNEDNRMWMRKNVPEEKKPANGIPLPPQIFNEEGYCGDYETFFDAKEDNMVYAFLGLPPPPGSKEAGKDDKAHIVENGTHAEETNAEGNVDDSIEVPVEERNGNAHGEEEEEEQAADEEEEGEGGEEEEEVADDEATEGETAGDEAPADEEEEEETDEQAHAEEEEEEQEEEDLQSEEEEELRQLEEEEEAEAQEEEEGEDLEETQEEEAE from the exons ATGGTTATCAAAGTATATCTCGCCACTTCATCGGGATCCACTGCG ATCAAGAAGAAGCAGCAAGATGTGGTCGGCTTCCTGGAGGCTCTTAAAGTGGACTACACTCAGCTGGACATCGCCTGCAACGAGGACAACCGCATGTGGATGAGGAAGAACGTCCCTGAGGAGAAGAAGCCCGCCAACGGCATCCCCCTGCCCCCTCAGATCTTCAATGAAGAGGGCTACTGTGGG GACTACGAAACATTCTTTGATGCCAAGGAGGACAACATGGTGTACGCCTTCCTGgggctgcctcctcctcctggctcAAAG GAAGCAGGAAAGGACGATAAGGCGCACATTGTTGAGAACGGGACCCATGCTGAGGAAACTAATGCAGAGGGGAACGTTGATGACTCAATA GAGGTTCCAGTGGAGGAGCGCAACGGGAATGCacacggagaggaggaggaggaggagcaggcagctgatgaggaggaggaaggtgagggtggcgaggaggaggaggaggtagcaGATGATGAAGCCACGGAAGGAGAAACAGCAGGAGACGAGGCCCCcgcagacgaggaggaggaggaagaaacagACGAG CAGGCCCatgcagaggaagaagaagaagaacag gaggaagaggatttgCAGTCAGAG GAGGAAGAAGAGCTACGACAGCTTGAG gaggaagaagaggctgAAGCACAAGAG gaagaagaaggagaagactTGGAAGAAACACAG GAGGAAGAGGCCGAGTAG
- the sh3bgr gene encoding SH3 domain-binding glutamic acid-rich protein isoform X9, which produces MVIKVYLATSSGSTAIKKKQQDVVGFLEALKVDYTQLDIACNEDNRMWMRKNVPEEKKPANGIPLPPQIFNEEGYCGDYETFFDAKEDNMVYAFLGLPPPPGSKEAGKDDKAHIVENGTHAEETNAEGNVDDSIEVPVEERNGNAHGEEEEEEQAADEEEEGEGGEEEEEVADDEATEGETAGDEAPADEEEEEETDEQAHAEEEEEEQEEEDLQSEEEEELRQLEEEEEAEAQEEEEAE; this is translated from the exons ATGGTTATCAAAGTATATCTCGCCACTTCATCGGGATCCACTGCG ATCAAGAAGAAGCAGCAAGATGTGGTCGGCTTCCTGGAGGCTCTTAAAGTGGACTACACTCAGCTGGACATCGCCTGCAACGAGGACAACCGCATGTGGATGAGGAAGAACGTCCCTGAGGAGAAGAAGCCCGCCAACGGCATCCCCCTGCCCCCTCAGATCTTCAATGAAGAGGGCTACTGTGGG GACTACGAAACATTCTTTGATGCCAAGGAGGACAACATGGTGTACGCCTTCCTGgggctgcctcctcctcctggctcAAAG GAAGCAGGAAAGGACGATAAGGCGCACATTGTTGAGAACGGGACCCATGCTGAGGAAACTAATGCAGAGGGGAACGTTGATGACTCAATA GAGGTTCCAGTGGAGGAGCGCAACGGGAATGCacacggagaggaggaggaggaggagcaggcagctgatgaggaggaggaaggtgagggtggcgaggaggaggaggaggtagcaGATGATGAAGCCACGGAAGGAGAAACAGCAGGAGACGAGGCCCCcgcagacgaggaggaggaggaagaaacagACGAG CAGGCCCatgcagaggaagaagaagaagaacag gaggaagaggatttgCAGTCAGAG GAGGAAGAAGAGCTACGACAGCTTGAG gaggaagaagaggctgAAGCACAAGAG GAGGAAGAGGCCGAGTAG
- the sh3bgr gene encoding SH3 domain-binding glutamic acid-rich protein isoform X8: protein MVIKVYLATSSGSTAIKKKQQDVVGFLEALKVDYTQLDIACNEDNRMWMRKNVPEEKKPANGIPLPPQIFNEEGYCGDYETFFDAKEDNMVYAFLGLPPPPGSKEAGKDDKAHIVENGTHAEETNAEGNVDDSIEVPVEERNGNAHGEEEEEEQAADEEEEGEGGEEEEEVADDEATEGETAGDEAPADEEEEEETDEQAHAEEEEEEQEEEDLQSEEEEELRQLEEEEGEDLEETQEEEAE from the exons ATGGTTATCAAAGTATATCTCGCCACTTCATCGGGATCCACTGCG ATCAAGAAGAAGCAGCAAGATGTGGTCGGCTTCCTGGAGGCTCTTAAAGTGGACTACACTCAGCTGGACATCGCCTGCAACGAGGACAACCGCATGTGGATGAGGAAGAACGTCCCTGAGGAGAAGAAGCCCGCCAACGGCATCCCCCTGCCCCCTCAGATCTTCAATGAAGAGGGCTACTGTGGG GACTACGAAACATTCTTTGATGCCAAGGAGGACAACATGGTGTACGCCTTCCTGgggctgcctcctcctcctggctcAAAG GAAGCAGGAAAGGACGATAAGGCGCACATTGTTGAGAACGGGACCCATGCTGAGGAAACTAATGCAGAGGGGAACGTTGATGACTCAATA GAGGTTCCAGTGGAGGAGCGCAACGGGAATGCacacggagaggaggaggaggaggagcaggcagctgatgaggaggaggaaggtgagggtggcgaggaggaggaggaggtagcaGATGATGAAGCCACGGAAGGAGAAACAGCAGGAGACGAGGCCCCcgcagacgaggaggaggaggaagaaacagACGAG CAGGCCCatgcagaggaagaagaagaagaacag gaggaagaggatttgCAGTCAGAG GAGGAAGAAGAGCTACGACAGCTTGAG gaagaagaaggagaagactTGGAAGAAACACAG GAGGAAGAGGCCGAGTAG